The genome window TTAATATCGTTGTATTTTAGTACGCAGTCTGCTTTTAGAACTGTATTTTAGTTAACAACCAGCTGACTGAATCTAAactgatgcactgagctcctgaTTTGCTCTTTATTGACCTCAatatcaaaagagaaaaaggtcGTGTTGGCAAATGGAAGGTGAAGCTGCTGAAGTACGCTTCATATTCGACCGAAAAACCCAACAGTGGAAGTAACTGCAGTGATGGCCAACCCGGAATAGACGAACAAGAAACAGACTTCAGTCTCCAGATTGAAATGTTGTTAGTTGCTTTACAGTCAATTTAGTATGTTAGTGATATTAGCATAGTTAAAGCTTTAGAATATATTCGTTGCCAGCAGCCACAGTACATTTTCTCGAACTCTGATGAGAAACTCTTGATTGAAACTCAGTATTATTAATCGCTAGCCTgctagctagcatgctaacggTAATGCTAATAAATCAACCTCTTTCTCCGTCAGAGCAGTTACATGGAAAGTTATCATGGGTGGCCATGATGATGAAGACATGTCATATGTtgtgaataaacaaaaacaagatgaagaGCTAAAGAACAAGCTGAATGACAGCAGCCACTGGTGCGACCAGGAGTCCACTGGCAACAATGCCAAGTGGGTCAAAGAAGGCCGGAACCAGCTGCGGAAAGTAGCCGAGAACCAGCAGGACCAGGACCACAACTGCAATATCAGCCAGAATGGGAACAAAGAAGACTTCCCTCATCAGACCACCACTCAGGAAGAACAACAGGGAAACGAGGACCAGACCAAGTCTCCCAAAATAGCAATGACCCCTGGTCTCAGTCAGGAGGAGTCCAAGAACATCCTTAATGAGCCGTTACTCATCGACACTCTGGAGCCTACAgaagagaaagataaagagagagaagaagatggcaaagagaaggaaaacaaatcagaggaagatgaagagacaTCAGGTGATACCAGAGGAGTGACAGACGAACAGAGTAATGTGGAGTCTCAGAGAGAGGGCAGTGTTGTGGGGAGAAATGCCTGCCTCCTGTTCTCCAACATGAATGGGACACCAAATGATGAAGAGGCCAGCTGGCCTGCACTGTCTCAGGACAACACAGCTGAGGGCTCTCCAAATGGCAACAGAGGTAAATAGAAGTGTATGAAGTTGATGTGTAGGCCACacatgtatggtataatacaacATTAGACATGTCTGTAAGAGCAGTTGGAAGTCACAGCTTGCACAGACGACaacatgcattaaaaaaagacaaatgcagcacaaaacaacatACCATTACAGATGGAGAAGGCATGGTGAAAACTTCGGTATATGCAttcagaaaacaacaaattatatACTGAGCATTGAGTAGATGAATTGCAGATTGgattagcatttataagcagtatataaatatttaacaaatggTTTATATCGCACTATAATGTAGTGTACATGTAAGTTTATAATTAATGTACTTGTcacaacaactataactcctacTGTGAGGCACacataagtggaggctggtgtttaaacagataatgaatgacaatatagtaaaacacagttgtaataatatcaAATATGCCTTTGTAGGAggagttataattgttgacaaatactgtacattacttaACAACTTAAcatgtccttatatctgcttataGCCACATAATAGTGTGTTaaaaaccatttattaaatgttggATAAGTGCTTATAAGTGCTAAATAGGGGAcctaaagtaaagtgttactgaTAAAAACAGGCATGTATagacatttcacttttttctgctgtaaatcttatatttttctttcttttgtacCATACTTGTGAAAGGGTTGTTCATTTCTTTCAGATTAAAGACCTTCAATTTGTTTTGGACTTGGTGTGCAAAGGACTATAGATTGCATATTGTTTTTCTAATCTTTTACTGATCAGTCTTTTTCAATCCAATAAGTCAAACAAATTAAAGCTAAATCTCTAATATTTTCTAactaatatattgtttttatattaaactGTATGGTGGAGTGGGTTGAAACACTAAAATCTATGCATTGGAGACAATTTCCACGCTCTGTTTTTGTGCAATGTTGATTTGGTGAGTCAGGTTGAACATTTTGGTCGGTGATGCCAGTGCAGTCttattttatcaatattcaGTTATAGTAGTATATGGTAACGTAAGGTAATTGTATAGTGTATAGTAGTAGTGTAATAGTAATCTAATCTTATCAGTGATATTGTTTAGGTTAACCGATGACACTGTTAATGGCACTTCATACCAACAACAATGAGGTGCAGCAACTTTACAAATGCCACTCTAGATGCTTTTTCACCTGTTGTTTGAACAAGAGGAAGTTATAAAGGTTATCTTCAACGACGTTGTTAAAACCATTTCTCGTTCTCATTAGTAAGCTgatgaaaggaaaaatcaaaacACTCAAAGATAAATAGAAGCAACAAAAAATAACTGGTTATTGATTGTTTAGCTTATAAAGAAGATAGACTGCTGGTCATGGTGAATCATTATCAAATCCTTGTGTTtactttccatttttctgattttcagACACCATATCTAATTACTTTTAAGAGTCAACTATTTCAGTGCTGTCAGCACATATACGTACACATTAGACAGAATCTTTggtttttccttctcttcctaTATGATCAgtgtggttttatttattttttgttctttttcaacCTCACATTAAACAATTTCCCTTTCCCGTGTTTCTCCTTTGCTCCCTGCCTTTCAGAGTCCTTTTGGGATTCCAGTGCTTTtgagacagacacagacctGCCTTCAGGATGGATGAGGGTGCGAGATACATCAGGCACATACTACTGGCACATCCCCACAGGCACCACCCAGTGGGAGCCTCCTTCACCCCTGGGTAAAGTTGATGACTCCATGATGTCCTCGACTATGTCCCTGGAGACTACACCCTGTGAGGAGCCTGAGGTGAGGTCTAACACACATTTTGCTTGGATAGAGGCAATGACATGTGAGTCTGTAGACACTAATATCTTTTGTTACATTTGCCAGGAATCCTGGGCTCAGCTTTCCAGCACAGATGAAGGAGCTGGCGAAGGGGAACTATGGAAGGTAAGTCGTGGCAAGAGTGTAATGAAGTGTACTCGAAATACATGGGAGATGAGTTTgtacatattttcacattttggtaAAGAACAAATAGTTTGGAATTATTTATTGAGCATATTCACTCAGCTCATAGTCAAGACTATATAAAACTGCAACCTATAAAATAGGTAACTTGACAGTTTATGTTCACTGAGTGTTgaattgtctctctctctctcaaggcTGAAAATTGATCAGAACAAGTAACTGGTGTCTGTTAACATCTTCTATCTGGAATAAATCGAAATTTCCATTGTTAacagtttttcttcttgtctgtgTCctcaggaggagggagaggttGCATCTGATCAAAGTCTGAAGGAGTTTGAGGGGGCAACTCTACGCTATGCATCCATCAACCTGAAGTATGTCCTATTAAAGCTTTTTGATTAGTTAGTATTTAGTATATTGTCACATGTTCTTATACTCTTCCTGTTTCTTAACCttatctctttctctatcaTTGCAGTTACAATTACTCCCAGtctgaggaagaagaaaagcttGCCCCACTCTGCACAGATTTAGAAACTAAGGTAAATCAGTGCTTCATGTTGGATTTCTCCAATATGTTCAGAGTAAATTAGGGTCTGTACGAAAAATACTATCATTACACTTGAGACCTTGGTCCATGAGTGCTGCACTGTGACTGAAAACTGCTTTAAAACATTTAGGATGGGTGAAATTATTACACAGGGATTAATAAATATAACTTATTAGTTCTTTCCAATCAGGAACTTGAAAAAGCAACTATAAGTTGATGAGTGTATCGCAATTgacatttttgcactttttgaGCAGGTTGAGCAGTAAAGCCAAGTGATGACCCTTTTCTCattgtatttgcatgtttgtagCCAAGCAAACATTGTTTTCAGTTATGGAGTAACCAGCACAACTAAAGGAGCATAAAAGAGGGGGAAATAAGCAGAGTTAGGACCCGACACACCTCAAATTTCCACCCTTTCCTAACGTCATTGTTCTACACCTTCCCTGTGCAGTCCTGTTTTGTGCTAATGTGCTGCATATTTGTACTGTCAGTGTTTTGCAGTGCGTTCCCTGGGTTGGGTAGAGATGTCTGAGGAGGACATGGCACCCGGCAAGAGCAGTGTTGCTGTCAACAACTGCATCAGACAGCTCTCTTATCATAAACACAACCTTCATGACACTGCTGGTATCTGGGGAGAGGTGAGGGAATTTTACTGAATCGCACTGTGACTCGACACTTCTGACAATTCCTGTGATGTCCACTTTAATgtagatacatttgaaaatgctaTTTACTTGTCAGAAGTTTTACATACTCATAATTTCAGGGAATTTCATAAAAGTACGCTGTCTGAGTGTGGTTGGTTTATTTTTCAGGTATTGTTAAACAGATTTCTGGCTAAATTCATATTGGAATTAAAGCGAAATACCTCAAAtcataaaagttaaaatgtgtACTAATGCATGCATAGATATCTTAACTTGAGCAGCCCACAAATTACTCTTATaggtgaaatgtttttaagGCAGGCTGCTCATgctaacagtgtgtgtgtcgtgACAGGGTAAGGATATGCTGATGGTCCTGGAGAATGACACTATGAACTTGATCGACCCACTGGGCCAGACTCTGCTTCATGCTCAACCGATTGGCAGCATCCGTGTTTGGGGTGTTGGCAGAGACAACGGCAGGTCAGTGTCCACAGTACAAGGCCAAAATGAAGATGGCAGAACTACACGTGATTTATTTATCTAACTAAATTTGCTTTAAACAAACCATGCTTCAAAAAGATTTAGCTTGGCATTCCTTAAGAAGCTTGGCCTCCTctcatttctctattttgtgccacctcgtctcctctctccgTCCTCCTGCCTGTGACCCTGGAAATCGATCTTAGTGCGCCATCTTGAAGGATGTTTCAATTCCTAAAATGCATCtcgagcagagaggagagaggaggcttgACATAGGAACTATGATGCACAGGTGTATCCTTTGCAGAAGTCTTAGCACCTGTGACATATAAAAGAGGCGTGACAATGGACAGATGATGCCACACGTTATATTGAATTGACGTCACTTTAAAATGACGACTCCGAAGCAAGGATGtctcattttgttaaatgtctGTTGCCTCGACTCCTCTCTCCTAGTgtctcttcctcacctcctctgcTTGCATCTCGGGTGAGACGGACTAAGacacgaggagaggaggcaaggaAAGGAATTGAGGACgtacaaactgagaaatgagaaaggccTCTTGTCATGGCAGGCACATTATACTTTTGTGTGTACTTTTTTATTGTatgctgctgccctctgctggattTTAAGAACATTGCAGACAAATATGACCCTGTTTCTGCTTGCTTGCTTCCTGTCTCACTGTATTGTAAcaatcatgttttttctttcatgcTGCATTTTCCATCATGAACAGGGAAAGGTATACATTAATGTTTACTATCTTAAAAGTTTTatgaaattattgttttgtgctgttgttACTTGCAatagcatgtttgtgtgtgctctgtgtgcACATATGCATATATTTGTTCAAACTGGTTCACTCATTTATACTGTGTTAATGATTCAGTATTCATGGGAATGTAACCTTTTCTGTTTGATTTCACCTGTAGGGATTTTGCTTATGTGGCCCGAGACAACCTGACCCAAGTTCTGAAGTGTCATGTTTTCCGCTGTGACTCACCTGCCAAGAACATAGCCACCAGCTTACATGAGATGTGTTCAAAGGTCAGCCACTATTGGATTGTTTCATTATGAATTCAGTGCAATTTGTTGGTTCATAATCAAACATGCATTTGaaaattttaacacattttctccCTGTAATTTGACTTTAGATAATGATGGAGAGAAAGGCGACCAAGCCAGGAGTGAGCAGGCTCAGCTCTGACCCGAGTAACCCTGTGGTCATCCCGGTTGAAGGTAAAGAAAAGTACCTTCAGGGTCTTACACACTTTGAATATCCTCACAATTCAAATTGTGGAAACAGATCAGTTAATGCTTCCTCCTTTCTTAACAGAGTTTCCTGCTCCAAAAAATGAACTCTTCCAGCACTTCCATGTTTATTACCTTGGTTGTGAGTCTGTGGCTAAGCCAGTTGGTAAGAAAACACCTTCAAATATATAATGGTTTATGTAAACACTTCAGCTGTTTGTGCCTTGAAATGGtaactgtattttctgtgtccTGATCACAATTATGATTTTCTGTGTTAAGGTTAATGTAATGTTTCATGTTCTCTTGTACGCATTTCTCAGGTATGGATGTAATAAATGATGCGCTTGAGGTAGCAGTGAATAGTAAAGATAAAAGTGAATGGACTCCTGTCTCTGTGAATGTCGCACCAGCCACCCTCACAATACTTTCAAAACAggtaacaaacaacaaactgaacatGACAGGACTCAGGGAGGGTGATATGGTAATGTTTTTAATAAGGGGCTAAAGTTTCATCATATGCATTTACAGGGATGTCAGCAATATGTTTTAGTGTAAAATGTTCATGCATTACCTTCAGCATGCACTGTTACCTACTCATAGCTTTAAATCTGTAAAAATTAGTGTGGATATGTGTCAACTGTGATTGacctttttcttgttttttctgttggcaacttaatattattattctaaGATGGAGATTAGCTTAGGATATCTTTTGTTTGACCTTTTAAGTGTTGCAATGTTTGCgtgttttatttcacaaagtACAAATGTTGccacaaaaatatttcaattacACTGAATAATTTTGCTGTCATTTGTATTTCTAACCCCAGAATGAGGAGGTGCTGTCAGAGTGCAGGGTGCGTTTCCTGTCTTTCATGGGTGTGGGAAAGGACGTCCACACCTTTGCTTTCATCATGGCGGAGGGTCCCAGAGACTTCACCTGTCACATGTTTTGGTGTGAACCCAACGCTGCCAGTCTGAGTGAGGCTGTGCAGGCTGCCTGCATGGTGAGTCGTAAACACATACTTGAGAGGAAAACCATACAGGGGGAAAGATGTAGAGATGAGATGGAGATGTAAGTGACGTACAAATTATTCCTGAGGAAGACACTTGAGAAATGcgttatttgtgtttttcattctgTGAAGACTTCACTTTATTGTGTCCCAAAGTTGAAAGCTAATTTGGTACCAATGTGAATCACAGTTGTTTACATTCACAAGCAATGGTTTAGAGTTGAGTGTCTGTAATATGTAAtctatgctgtgtgtgtgtgttttctttttatagctTCGCTACCAGAAATGTTTGGATGCACGTCCGCCCAGCCTAGCCTCCTGCCTGCCCACTCCTCCTGCTGACTCTGTGGCTCGACGGGTCAAGAAGGGGGTGCAGAGTCTGCTGGGCAGCTTTAAGAGCTACAGGTCAGGCTCTCAGTCCCCTTGAGTTGGAGTGAAGATGATCCACAGTCCATTAAACACAAGGTCCATCACCACATCCCCTTCTCAATCTcacttcttctcctcctcctcatccttctGCCACAGTTTCGCCTTACGACCGTTTCACTTGTCTAGTCAATAGTATATTGTGTGGAGTAGTTTGTGAGGAAAATGTgtgtctattttttttctttgctgggATTCTTTCTGTGAGTCTTaactatttttgtgttttaacagaaacaatGCTATGAATGTTGGATTTGGATGTTGCTAGATTCTCTCACAGAAATGGTCTCGTTCCCCTTTTCCTCCTTGGTGCAATTATCATCTCTAACGCTCCtctttttctacttttaaaGAAGGTACTGTAACACGGTCGTCGTCAGTTGGTGTCAAGTAACCTAATATTGATTTTCTAAAACATGATTGCACCTCTCTCTCACCTTAGGTTGTAATACAAGCGCTGTAGGCGTCTCAGTAGTGTGCCACGTAGTTATATGTCCCTGTCCCTGACCCTCCCAGACAATGTATTGTAGTCTTCCAAAGATCTGTATGGTCATCTGTCATTTAGTGAGCAACCACTGATTTGAGTGTAGTGTGTTTCTCATACATTCTGCATGAACGTTTGCAAGTTCAGTGCTAGTGTGCAATAATCAGATGTTCCTGTATGGTGTGGTGATAAGATGGCTGCCATGTGATTATTTGTTCACTTTAATGAGAGAGTCTGGCTAGATTGAGTGTGAGGCTAATGGAACAACAGAGCCATGCTGAAAATCATTATCTTGCGATagaaataatagtaataaaaaatacaaactctgggttttcacaCAGCCATTTACCAACAATAACTACTGAATAGTACTGTAGAAACTTGCCACAAGCTGCATGTTTTGATAGCTTAGAGTTCTTGCTGCTTGCAGCAGTTTAGTGCTTAAGACCCATCAATGTATACTGTAAATTCCTTCTCTATGTTTCTGTATGGTAAGAGGAGGCTGGAGTTGATGTGTTGTTTCGTGTTTCATTGGCATGTCACTCTAGTTAGTGTCAGTGTATCATAAGCTAGCAGTAGAAAGTTAGACTTCCTGTCAGTTCCTTCAGAGTGAAAAGATGAGAGCAGGTTAAtgtttgtatttacagtttgtgTATATGGGAAACCTAGAGATGATTCTCCAGtggtttacatttttattttttccttggCCACCTTTTGACGTGTGGACTCTGGCCACTCCAgttaatgtattttgtattgttaaCACGCACTACAATGTACACTGTTAAGATGGTTTTCACATTATCTCGTTAGATTTACTTTTTTATAAAGAACACACTAATTAGCCAAGTCGTATTTTATCTTTATGTGTCTGTCAGTGATCAATACTTTATGTAGCACAATAGTAATAGACATCTCAAATATTAAAGTTGCAGTTTGTAAGATATTTTGGACATTTGCCTTTGCAAGGCATTTGTTTGGCCATGTTGTCTGAGACATTGGTAGCTACTTACTGGATATCCTCAGGCTAACTGACTCAGCTACATAGAAATAAGTctacaaataaaaaccaaaccACATCAGAATATGTTGTATTACACATAGATATTTTACAGGAAAAGTATCACTCAATTAAATTACAACAAAATATTGTCAAAAGGAATATATAGACATGCATAACAAATACAActttgtatttaaaaacataaaatacatctTTGAAACAGTGATTTCCTTAGTGGATAACGGATTATGCCCACTATATCATGCTGATATAAAAAGTGATACTTCGTGTTAAATCTAACTGGtgcataa of Siniperca chuatsi isolate FFG_IHB_CAS linkage group LG7, ASM2008510v1, whole genome shotgun sequence contains these proteins:
- the apbb1 gene encoding amyloid-beta A4 precursor protein-binding family B member 1 isoform X2, yielding MGGHDDEDMSYVVNKQKQDEELKNKLNDSSHWCDQESTGNNAKWVKEGRNQLRKVAENQQDQDHNCNISQNGNKEDFPHQTTTQEEQQGNEDQTKSPKIAMTPGLSQEESKNILNEPLLIDTLEPTEEKDKEREEDGKEKENKSEEDEETSGDTRGVTDEQSNVESQREGSVVGRNACLLFSNMNGTPNDEEASWPALSQDNTAEGSPNGNRESFWDSSAFETDTDLPSGWMRVRDTSGTYYWHIPTGTTQWEPPSPLGKVDDSMMSSTMSLETTPCEEPEESWAQLSSTDEGAGEGELWKEEGEVASDQSLKEFEGATLRYASINLNYNYSQSEEEEKLAPLCTDLETKCFAVRSLGWVEMSEEDMAPGKSSVAVNNCIRQLSYHKHNLHDTAGIWGEGKDMLMVLENDTMNLIDPLGQTLLHAQPIGSIRVWGVGRDNGRDFAYVARDNLTQVLKCHVFRCDSPAKNIATSLHEMCSKIMMERKATKPGVSRLSSDPSNPVVIPVEEFPAPKNELFQHFHVYYLGCESVAKPVGMDVINDALEVAVNSKDKSEWTPVSVNVAPATLTILSKQNEEVLSECRVRFLSFMGVGKDVHTFAFIMAEGPRDFTCHMFWCEPNAASLSEAVQAACMLRYQKCLDARPPSLASCLPTPPADSVARRVKKGVQSLLGSFKSYRSGSQSP
- the apbb1 gene encoding amyloid-beta A4 precursor protein-binding family B member 1 isoform X1; protein product: MGGHDDEDMSYVVNKQKQDEELKNKLNDSSHWCDQESTGNNAKWVKEGRNQLRKVAENQQDQDHNCNISQNGNKEDFPHQTTTQEEQQGNEDQTKSPKIAMTPGLSQEESKNILNEPLLIDTLEPTEEKDKEREEDGKEKENKSEEDEETSGDTRGVTDEQSNVESQREGSVVGRNACLLFSNMNGTPNDEEASWPALSQDNTAEGSPNGNRESFWDSSAFETDTDLPSGWMRVRDTSGTYYWHIPTGTTQWEPPSPLGKVDDSMMSSTMSLETTPCEEPEESWAQLSSTDEGAGEGELWKEEGEVASDQSLKEFEGATLRYASINLNYNYSQSEEEEKLAPLCTDLETKCFAVRSLGWVEMSEEDMAPGKSSVAVNNCIRQLSYHKHNLHDTAGIWGEGKDMLMVLENDTMNLIDPLGQTLLHAQPIGSIRVWGVGRDNGRERDFAYVARDNLTQVLKCHVFRCDSPAKNIATSLHEMCSKIMMERKATKPGVSRLSSDPSNPVVIPVEEFPAPKNELFQHFHVYYLGCESVAKPVGMDVINDALEVAVNSKDKSEWTPVSVNVAPATLTILSKQNEEVLSECRVRFLSFMGVGKDVHTFAFIMAEGPRDFTCHMFWCEPNAASLSEAVQAACMLRYQKCLDARPPSLASCLPTPPADSVARRVKKGVQSLLGSFKSYRSGSQSP